ACGACCACGGTCGCCGCGTCCTTGGCGGGCACCGGCTCGGTCCGGCCTTCCAGGATGTCCTCGACCTGCCCCCGGAACGACTCGGGCAGCTTGAGTCCGTTGGTGATCCCCATGGCGGGCCATTCGGACATACCGAATGGCGTTCCGTCAAGCCCGAGGCCTCACGCCACCTCGGCGATCAGCTCCACCTCGACCGGCACGTCCCGCGGCAGCACGGCGACGCCGACGGCGCTGCGCGCGTGCCTGCCCGCGTCCCCGAACACCTCGGCCAGCAGGTCGCTCGCCCCGTTGACCACCTGCGGCTGGCCGTGGAAGTCCGGCGCGCTGGCGACGAACCCGACGACCTTCACGATCCGCACGATCCGCGACAGCTCGCCGACCTCCGCCTTCAGCGCCGCGATCGCGTTCAGCGCGCAGATCCGCGCCTGCCGGGCCGCCTCCTCCGCGCTGACCTCCGCGCCCACCTTCCCGGTGGCGCCCAGCTCGCCCTTGACCAGGGGGATCTGGCCGGCGGTGTAGACGAGCGACCCCGTCCGCGCCGTCGGCACGTAGGACGCGACCGGCGGGACGACCTCCGGCAGTTCGATTCCGAGCTCGCGGATCCGCTCTTCAGGCGTGCTCATCGCCATTCCTCCTCGTTGAGGTCCGTTACGACGGGGCTGTTACGGCAGGGTCGCCGCTACTGGACCTCGCGCTTGAAGTAGGCGACGAGGTTCTCGGGGTTCGGCCCCGGCATGACGGTCACGAGCTCCCACCCGTCCTGGCCCCAGTTGTCGAGGATCTGCTTGGTCGCGTGCACCAGCAGCGGAACGGTCGCGTACTCCCACTTCTTCATGGCCCTCACCCTAGCGATCGCCATACCCGGACCCGCTCGAACCCGCCCCGGTGCGCTGACGGACCGGCACGGTGACGGTCAGCGGGTGGTGCGGGCTTGGTCAGGGCGGGTCGCGAATCTCTTGTTCGACGGCAACGACGAACGGAGAGAACGATGAGCAAGAGCGTGCTGATCTCGGGTGCGAGCATCGCGGGACCGTCCCTGGCCTACTGGCTGGCGCGGTACGGGTACGACGTCACCGTCGTGGAGCGGGCGGAGGCGATCCGGCCGGGCGGGCAGGCCGTCGACTTCCGCGGCGAGGTGCACATGCGGGTGCTGGAGAAGATGGGCGTCCTGGACGAGATCCGGCGGAGGCAGACCCACGGCGGCGCGCTCGACCTCATCGACGCCGAAGGACGGACGCGGGTCGCCCTGCCCGACTCGTTCACCGGCGGGGACGTGGAGATCCACCGGGGCGACCTCGCCGAGCTCCTGTACGAGCTCACCCGGGACTCCGCCAGGTACGTCTTCGGCGACTCGATCGCGTCCATGACCGAGACTGCCGACGGCGTCCACGTCACCTTCGAGCGCGGGGCTCCGCGAACGTTCGATCTGGTCGTCGGCGCGGACGGGCTGCACTCGAACGTCCGGCGGCTCGCGTTCGGCGACGAGGCCCGGTTCGTCCGGGACTCGGGCTACCACGTCGCGATCTTCGAGGCGCCGAACCGGCTCGGCATCGGCACCGGCAAGCTCTACAGCGAAGTGGGGCGCGGCGTGTCGGTGTACCCGACCCGCGGCGGAACCGGCGCGAACGTCATGTGCGTCTTCGCCGACGACGAACTGGAGCCGCACCGCCGCGACCAGGAGGCCCAGAAGCGGGCGCTGGCCGAGAAGTTCGCCGGCATGGGCTGGCACGCCGGCGCCCTGATGCGCGACATGTGGGACGCCCCGTACTTCTACTGCGACTCGATCAGCATCGTCCGGATGGACGCCTGGACGAAGGGGCGGGTCGCCCTGCTCGGCGACGCCGGCTACGGCGCCACCTGCGGCGGGATGGGGACGGGCCTCGCGGTCGTGTGCGCCTACGTCCTCGCGGGCGAGCTGGCCGCCGCGGACGGCGACCACCGCGCCGCGTTCCCCGCCTACGAGGAGCGCGTCAAGAAGTTCACGACGGCGTGCCAGCGGGTCGCGGGAGGCGTCGGGCCGTTCTTCGCCCCGAAGAACGAACGCGCGCTGCGCCGCCGCACGACGGTCTACCGGCTGCTGACCGCGGGCCCGTTCATCAAGCTCCTCAACAAGCTGACCACGCAGGCCGCCACGGCGATCAAGCTGAGGGAGTACCCCGAGCCGCGCCGGGCGCCTCACACCGTGTGATCGGGCTCCCCGCCGCGCTCTGGGGTCCCGTCGTACCGCTCGCGCGACGCGTTGATCTCGTCGATGTGGCGGCCGGCCCACTCCTTGATGGAGGTGAGCAGCGGCACGATCCGCTCGCCCAGCAGGGTCAGGGTGTACTCGACCTGGACGGGCACGGACGGGGTCACGCTGCGCGCCACGAGACCGTCTCGCTCCAGGGAACGGAGCGTCTGCGTGAGCATCTTGGCGCTGACGCCCGGGAGCGCTCTGCTGACCTCGGCGTACCTGCGGGTGCCGCGCGCCAGCTCCGTGAGGACCAGCATGCTCCACTTGTTGCCGATGATCCCCATCAGCTGATGGGTCGGGCATTCGTCCATGTAGGCGTCGAACGCCGCCTTCTCCTGCTCGCGACGCTCCGCCGCCGTCATCGTGGCCATGCCGCGGGTTCACCTCCGGGTGCCGAACGCACTCCGAAGTAACCTCTTCCGGCCCGCGGCTGTTCCGGCGACAGTGGCCGGTGCGGGGTCCCCCGCACACCTACCCACTTCGTCCAGGGAGTTCTGCCATGCGCGCGATCATCGTGAGGACACCCGGCGGGCCCGATGCGCTGGAGCTCGCCGACGTTCCGATGCCCGTCCCGGGGCCCGGCCAGGTGCGGATCCGGGTGGCGGCCGCGGCGGTCAACCCGGTCGACGCCGCGACCCGCTCGGGGGCGCTCGCGGGCGCGGGCCTGATGCCGCCGTTCGGTTCGCGGCCCGCGGTCGGCATCGGCTGGGACGTCGCCGGCACCGTCGAGGCGGTCGGGGAGGGCGTGACCCGGGTCGCCCCCGGCGACGAGGCCATCGGCCTGAAGGACCGGCTCGACGTGCCGCTGGGCGCCTACGCGGACGCGATCGTCCTGGACGCGGACGCCGTCGCGCCCGCGCCGCGGTCGGTCCCGGCCGCCGAGGCGGCGACGATCCCGTTGAACGGGCTGACCGCCTGGCAGGCCCTCGACCTCCTTGATCTGCCCCCGGGAGCGACACTCCTCGTCACGGGGGCCGCGGGCGCCGTCGGCGGCTACGCGGTCGAACTGGCCGCCCACCGCGGACTGCGCGTCGTCGCCGCGGCATCCGCGTCCGACGAGGCGCTGGTGCGCGGTTTCGGCGCGGACATGTTCGTCCCGCGCGGCGCGCACCTCGGGGACGGCGTCCGCGCACTCGTACCGGGCGGCGTGGACGGCGCCCTCGACGCCGCCCTCCTCTCGGTCGCGGCCCTCGACGCCGTCCGGAACGGCGGGACGTTCGCGGCGGTCAACGGCGGTCCGGCCACGCCGATCCCGCTGCGCGGAATCACCGTCCACAACGTGTGGATACGCGCGGACGCCGCGCGGCTGGCCGCGCTCGCCGCACTCGCGGACGAGGGCCGCCTCACCCCCCGCGTCGCCGGCACCCTCCCGCTCGCCGAGGCCTCCAAGGCCCACGAGCGCCTGGAAGCGGGCGGCCTGCGCGGACGGCTGGTCCTCACCCCGTAGAGCCCTCCGGCGGGTCGGCGGGGCGTTCGGCGCGGAGCATGACGCGGCGGAGGAGGTCCGAGAGGGTGCGGCGCTCGGCGGGGTCGAGGGCGGTGAGCAGGCGGGTCTCCTCGACGCCGAGGACGTCCATCGCGTCGCGCCAGGCGGAGCGTCCGGCGGGAGTGAGCTCGACGACGACCCGGCGGCGGTCGGTGGCGGACGGGGACCGGCGGACGAGGCCGCGGCGCTCCAGCGCGTCCAGCCGCCCGGTGATCGAGTTCGGGGGCATGGCGAGGTCGGCGGCGAGCCGGGAGGGCGCGGCGGTGCCATGCCGGCCGGCGAGCGCGTGCAGCGTGTCGAACTCGTGCCGCTGCAGGCCGGAGGCGGCGAGCAGCTCCTCCTTCAGCCGCCGGACGTGCTTGACGAAGAAGATCATCCGGGTCACGGCGCCCTCGATGTCGGGATCGAGGTCGGGCACGATCGGCGCCCACCGCTCCACATGCTCGTCGGTCCGGTCCCTGTCGCCCATGCCGGGATCGTAGTCGGTTTCTTGGTTCGGTGACGAATAATTCGTTGTCGATTAGTTCGGTGACGAACTATATTGTCCGACCATGACCCATCCCCTGCGCGGCCGGGACTTCCGGCTGCTGTTCGCCGCCCGCGTCCTGTCCCTGACCGGGGACGCCGCCGTCCCCGCCGCGCTGGCGCTCGCCGTCCTGCGGGCGACGGGCTCCACGTCCGCGCTCGCCCTCGTGCTCGGCTGCGCGATGGTGCCGCGCCTGCTCCTGCTGCCCCTCGGCGGCGTGCTCGCCGACCGCCTCAACGCGCGGGGCGTCGCCCTCACGACCGACCTCGCCGGCGCCGCGGCGCAGCTGTTCGCGGCGCTGGAACTGCTGAGCGGCGAGCCGCGGCTGTGGCACCTCGCCGCCGCCCAGGTGATCGGCGGCGCGGCCTCGGCCTTCCAGACGCCGACCGTCTCACCCCTGATCGCCGGCACCGTCGAGCCGTCCGGGCTCCAGAAGGCCAACTCCCTGATGGGCGTCGCCAACGGCGCCACCCGCCTCGCCGGGCCCGCCCTCGCCGGCACGTTCGTGCTGACCATCGGCCCCGGCTGGACGTTCCTGCTGGACTCCGCGTCGTTCGCCGCGAGCGCGGCGCTCCTCGCCCTGACGCGCGTCGGGCACGTCCCGATCCCGAGGCGCTCGCTGCGGGCCGACCTGGCGGAGGGCTGGTCGGAGGTCCGCTCGCGCGACTGGTACTGGACGAGCCTCATCGCGCACGGCGTCTGGAACGGCACGTCCGCCGTCCTGCTCACCCTCGGCCCCGCCCTCGCCGTCGAGCGGCTCGGCGGCGAGGGGGTGTGGATCGCGACCGTCCAGGTGGGCGCGGCCGGGCTCGTCGCCGGGGCGCTGCTCGCCGCCCGCTTCCGTCCGCGCCGTCCCGTCCTCGTCGCGAACGCGGGCCTGGCCGCGCTGGCGCTGCCCCTGGCCCTGTTCGCGGCCGCCGCGCCCGCGCCCCTGCTCATCGCGGCGTACGGGCTCGCGCTCACCGGCCTCGGCGTCCTCAACCCCACCTGGGAGACCGTCGTGCAGATGTCCATACCGCCGCAGGCGCTGGCCCGGGTGACGTCCTACGACTGGCTGCTGTCGCTGGCCGCGGCGCCACTCGGCTACGCGCTCGCCCCATGGGCCGCCTCCGCCTGGGGCCCCTCCGCCCCGCTGTGGACGGCCGCCTTCCTGGTCGGCGCGGCCTGCCTGGGCACGGCGGCGGTGCCGGGCGTCCGGCGCCTGACCATGCCCGAGGCCGCACCGGACGCCGCGACCGCCTCACCTCGGCCGCAGGCTCGGTGAGACCCGCGGGATCAGCGGGGCGGCTGCTCCTCCGGGGCCTCACGCGCCGCACCGCCGATGCCGCGCCGCTGCTCGTCCTGCGGCGCGGCCACCTCGGACCCGCCTCGCTTCGGCTCGTCCAGCCCGATGACCGGCGGGACGTCCTCCGCCGACTCCAGCGTCGACGGCCGCTCGGCCGCCTTGGCCAGCTCCGCCTCGGCCCTCGCGAGCCGCTCACCGAGGTCGAGCCTGCTCTCGCCACCGTCCCCGTCCTCGGAGCGCCCCGGGCCGCCGGCGGCGCGCTCGAAGAACCGCAGGATCTCCACCGGCAGCGGCATCACCAGCGTGCTGTTCTTCTCGGCGGACACCTCCACCACCGTCTGCAGCAGGCGCAGCTGCAGGGCCGCCGGGTCCTGCGACATGATCTCCGCGGCGGCGGCGAGGCGCTTGGACGCCTGGAACTCGCCGTCCGCGGTGATGATGCGGGCGCGGCGCTCCCGCTCCGCCTCCGCCTGCCGGGCCATCGACCGCTTCATGCCCTCGGGCAGCGACACGTCCTTGATCTCGACCCGCTCGATCAGGATGCCCCACGGCCCCTCGGTGATCTCGTCGATGATCGCCCGCAGCCTCATGTTGATCTTCTCGCGCTCGCCGAGCAGCTCCTGCATGTCGGCCTGCCCGATCACCGACCGCAGCGACGTCTGCGCCACCTGCGAGATCGCGTACCCGTAGTTGTGCACGTTCACGATCGCCTTCACCGGGTCGATCACCCGGAAGTAGACCACCGCGTCCACGCGGACGCTCACGTTGTCCTGGGTGATCCCGTCCTGGCCGGGCACCCCCATCGTGATCGTCTGCCGGCTGACCTTCTGCATGCGCTCGGCGATCGGGACGATCACCGTCAGGCCCGGCGTGCGCACCGCGCCGGGACGCAGCTGCCCGTTCCGCTGGACCTGCCCGAACCTGAACACGATCCCGTGCTCGAACTGCTGCACGACCCGGATCGACGACGACAGCGCGATCAGCCCGACGACGACGAGGACGAGCACGATGATCAGGGCCACCGCTTCCATCACGGCACCTCTTTCGCATGAGGGCCCGGGCCCCGGGAGGCGCCCCCGGAGCTCCGGCGGGCGTCCGGACCGGTCAGGGTCCGGACGGAACCGTCCATACACGGCTCACGTTTTCAAGCTAACCGCGCGGGCAGGCCGAATGACAGCGTCGGGCGGGGGAACCGTGTCAGGGATCACTTGCATGAGGGCGACCGCCCCCTCAAGTGTTTGACGAGTGAACGATATGGTCGATCGGGTGAGCGCGAGAGACACCGACTGGGACGGCGTACGCCTCCATGTGGTCACCGGCAAGGGCGGCACGGGAAAGTCCACCGTCGCCGCCGCCCTCGCCCTTGCCCTTGCCGCCGGCGGCCGCAAGGTGCTGCTCGTCGAGGTCGAGGGCCGCCAGGGCATCGCCCAGCTCTTCGACTGCCCGCCGCTGCCCTACGAGGAGCGCCGCGTCGCCGTCGCACCCGACGGCGGGGACGTCCACGCGCTCGCCATCGACACCGAAGAGGCGCTCATCGAGTACCTCGAGATGTTCTACAACCTCAAACGCGCCGGCAAGGCGATGACCAAGCTCGGCATCGTCGACTTCGTCACCACCATCGCCCCCGGCCTGCGCGACGTCATCCTCACCGGCAAGACGTCCGAGTCGGTGCGCCGCAAGAAGAAGGACGGCTCCTTCGTCTACGACGCCGTCGTGATGGACGCCCCGCCCACCGGCCGCATCACGAAGTTCCTGAACGTCAACGACGAGGTCTCCGGCCTCGCCAAGGTCGGCCCCGTCCGCAACCACGCCGACACCGTGATGAAGGTCGTCCGCAGCCCCGAGACCGCCGTGCACTTCGTCACGCTCCTGGAGGAGATGCCCGTCCAGGAGACGATGGACGGCATCCGCGACCTCACCGCCGTCGGGCTCCCGGTCGGCGGCGTGATCGTCAACATGGAGCACCAGCCCGTCCTCGCCGAGGACGACCTCGCCGTCGCCGCCGCCGGGTCCCTCGACACCGACGAGATCGTCCGCGGCGTGAAGGCCGCCGGCCTGGAGCACGACGCCGAGGCGATCGCCGCCGTCCTCGCCGGGGAGGCCGCCGACCACGCCCGCCGCACCGCCCTCCAGCGCCGCGAGAAGGAGCGCCTGGACTCGGTCGACCGGCCCCGCTACACCCTCCCCCTGCTCTCCGACGGCATGGACCTGGCCGGCCTCTACGACCTGGCCGCCGCCCTCCGCGACCAGGGCGCGGCATGACCGCGCCCGCCCGCGGTCCCGGCCGCGGCGTCTCCTGGGTGAGGCTGACCCCCCGCGCGGGCGGGGACCGACCGGCAGAGGTGAACCGATGAGCCAGACCAGCAGGACCCCACCGGTGCTCGACGTCGACGGGCTGCTCGACGACCCGCGCACGAAGATCATCGTGTGCTGCGGGTCGGGCGGGGTCGGCAAGACCACCACGGCCGCCGCGCTCGGCGTCCGCGCCGCCGAGCGGGGCCGGGACGTCGTCGTCCTCACCGTCGACCCGGCGCGCCGCCTCGCGCAGTCGATGGGCCTGTCGGAGCTCGACAACAACCCCCGCCGGATCGACATCGACGGCGACGGCGAGCTTCACGCCATGATGCTCGACATGAAGCGGACCTTCGACGAGATCGTCGAGGCGCACGCCGACCCCGACCGGGCCAAGCAGATCCTCGCCAACCCCTTCTACCAGTCGCTGTCGTCCAGCCTGTCGGGGACGCAGGAGTACATGGCGATGGAGAAGCTCGGGCAGCTGCACCGCTCCGGCGCCTGGGACCTGATCATCGTCGACACCCCGCCGTCGCGGAACGCGCTGGACTTCCTGGACGCCCCCGAGCGGATGGGCCGCTTCCTCGACGGCCGCTTCATGAAGCTGCTCGCCGCCCCCGCCAAGACCGGCGGCCGCCTGGGCGTCAAGGTGATCAGCGCCGGGTTCGGCGTGTTCACCGGCGTCATCAACAAGGTCCTCGGCGTGCAGCTGCTGCGCGACGTGCAGACGTTCGTCGCCGCCTTCGACACGATGTTCGGCGGGTTCCGGGAGCGCGCCGAGAAGACGTTCAAGCTCCTGCAGACCCCGGGCACCGCGTTCCTCGTCGTCGCCGCGCCCGAGCCCGACGCCCTGCGCGAGGCGTCCTACTTCGTCGAGCGCCTCGCCGAGGAGCGGATGCCGCTCGCCGGCCTCGTCGTCAACCGCGTCCACGAGTCCGCCGGGGACGTGCTGTCCGCGGCCCGCAGCCAGGCCGCCGCCGAGACGCTGGACGAGCGCGGCGAGCACGCGCTGACCGCGGCACTGCTGCGCCTGCACACCGACCGCCTGCAACTGGCGGCCCGCGAGGAGCGCCTGCGCGACCACTTCGCGTCCACGCACCCGACCGTGCCGGTCACGGCCGTCCCGGCGCAGGCTGAGGACGTCCACGACCTTGACGGCCTGCGCCAGGTCGGCGAGGACCTCGCCGCTCCCGCCGCGTCCCCCTCCGCCGCCTGACGGGCCTCGGAAGCGGGGCCGGAAGCACCGGCCTTTCGCCGACTTCGACGGCCTCCCCGGTGTCGGGACGCATCCTCGCGACCGTTCCGGAACGGCGGCGGTTCAGCCTCGCACCGACGCGCGCCGATCAGAAGAACCGGGTCGGCAGCACCGCAAACCGTACGCCGCTCGGTCTCTCGGATTGTGCGCGCTTCCGTACTCTGATCAGCGGAAACGGGCATTAACGGCGCGGCGGTAGGCCCGCACCCAAAAGGGGTACGGGCCTACCGGCCACGCTTTATTCGGACCTTGCCGGTCCTCGAACCGCTGCCGGACGAGCCTCGGCGGCCCGTCGAACTCAGCTCGCGACGAGCTCTTCCTCGTCGACCTCCGCCGACCGCTCGTACTCTTCCTTCGCGGTCTCCAGAAGCTCGCGCCACGAGCGCACATCCGGCCGCCGCCGCAGCAGCGCACGGCGCTCCCGCTCGGTCATCCCGCCCCACACACCGAACTCGATCCGGTTGTCGAGAGCGTCGGCGAGACACTCCGTGCGCACCGGGCAGCCGCGGCAGATGAGCTTGGCTCGGTTCTGCGCCGCCCCCTGCACGAACAGAGCGTCCGGATCCGCGTTACGGCAGGCGGCGCGGGCGGTCCAATCCGTGATCCACATCTTGGCCCCACTCCCCTAGGGTCTGTGTCGATTTGCGCTCCTTGGCCGGACGGGCGCGGACGTCAGGCCGCCAAACGAAAGCCGTGGGGAAGAACTTACGGAAGCGAGGGACGTTTCAACAGCCCCCGTTGGGCCCATTCTCGATATAGCCCACCGGGGCCATACCGCCGGAACGGACTAGTTACCTGTAGTTGACGCGCCAGACACCGCGCAGGTTGTCACGATGAGGGCATAACGGACGAAGAACCTGATCAGTCGGTCCGGAAAGCACGAACCCCGGGGGACCTGTCCCTAATGCACTGCTCGTCCCGCGTACCCTAGACCCCGTGCGCGTTGCGAAGAACGATCGGGCCCAGGCCGCGTCCACACTGTTCAGGTTGCTAGGTGCCGGGGTGGTGGCGGGCCTCATCGTCGCGCTCATCGCGCTGCCCGCCGTCGGCAGCGCCGGGCTGACCGCCCGCGACGCCGCCAACAACTTCGAGGACATGGACAGCCGGCTCAAGACGACGCCGCCGTCCGAGAAGACGGTGATGTACGACGGCAACGGCAAGCCGGTCGCCACGTTCTTCGACAAGTACCGCGAGTCCGTCCGGCTCGACCAGGTCGCCCCCATCATGCGGCAGGCGATGATCGACATCGAGGACTCGCGCTTCTACGAGCACGGCGCGCTCGACCTCAAGGGCACCATCCGCGCGATGGCGTCCAACGTCGAGTCCGAGCAGACGCAGGGCGGCTCCACGCTCACCCAGCAGTACGTCAAGAACCTCCTGGTCGACAGCGCCAAGTCCGAGGAGGAGTACCGCGAGGTCACGGCGCCCACGGTCGGACGCAAACTGCGCGAGCTCCGCTACGCGCTCGACATCGAGCAGCGCCTCACCAAGGACCAGATCCTTGAGGGCTACATGAACGTCGCCTACTTCAGCGCCGGCGCGTACGGCGTCCAGGCGGCGGCGAAGCGGTACTTCAGCATCCCCGCGTCCAAGCTGGAGCTCGGCCAGGCCGCGCTGCTCGCCGGCATCACCCAGAACCCCACGGCCTACGACCCCATCCGCAACCCCAATGACGCACGCAAGCGGCGCGACGTCGTCCTCTACCGGATGGCGCAGCTGGGCCACATCACCAAGGCGCAGGCCGACGCGGAGGCCGCCAAGCCCATCCAGCTGAACCGCACCGACCCGGTCGGCGGCTGCGAGACCAGCAAGGCGCCGTACTTCTGCGAGTACGTGAAGTACGACATGCTCAACATCCTGTCGGACGGCAAGTACTGGCAGCTCAAGCCGAAGCAGCAGCAGAACGTCGTCAACAAGCTGAACCGCGGCGGCTACACCATCCGCACCACGCTCGACATGGACGACCAGCACGCCGTCGACAGGGCCCTGCGCGGCACCGTCGCCCCCGGCGGCAACCGCGTCGGCGCGGAGGCGATGGTCGAGCCCGGCACCGGCAAGATCCGGGCCATCGGGCTGAGCAAGCGCTACGGCCCCGGCAAGGGACGCACGACCATCAACCTCCCGGCCGACTCCGCGCACGGCGGCGGAAGCGGCGTCTCGGCGGGCTCGACCTTCAAGGTCTTCACCCTCGCCGCCGCCATCGACCAGGGCATCCCGGTCAGCACGACCATCAACTCGCCGCA
The sequence above is a segment of the Actinomadura coerulea genome. Coding sequences within it:
- a CDS encoding RidA family protein is translated as MSTPEERIRELGIELPEVVPPVASYVPTARTGSLVYTAGQIPLVKGELGATGKVGAEVSAEEAARQARICALNAIAALKAEVGELSRIVRIVKVVGFVASAPDFHGQPQVVNGASDLLAEVFGDAGRHARSAVGVAVLPRDVPVEVELIAEVA
- a CDS encoding DUF4177 domain-containing protein translates to MKKWEYATVPLLVHATKQILDNWGQDGWELVTVMPGPNPENLVAYFKREVQ
- a CDS encoding FAD-dependent monooxygenase; translated protein: MSKSVLISGASIAGPSLAYWLARYGYDVTVVERAEAIRPGGQAVDFRGEVHMRVLEKMGVLDEIRRRQTHGGALDLIDAEGRTRVALPDSFTGGDVEIHRGDLAELLYELTRDSARYVFGDSIASMTETADGVHVTFERGAPRTFDLVVGADGLHSNVRRLAFGDEARFVRDSGYHVAIFEAPNRLGIGTGKLYSEVGRGVSVYPTRGGTGANVMCVFADDELEPHRRDQEAQKRALAEKFAGMGWHAGALMRDMWDAPYFYCDSISIVRMDAWTKGRVALLGDAGYGATCGGMGTGLAVVCAYVLAGELAAADGDHRAAFPAYEERVKKFTTACQRVAGGVGPFFAPKNERALRRRTTVYRLLTAGPFIKLLNKLTTQAATAIKLREYPEPRRAPHTV
- a CDS encoding winged helix-turn-helix transcriptional regulator, coding for MATMTAAERREQEKAAFDAYMDECPTHQLMGIIGNKWSMLVLTELARGTRRYAEVSRALPGVSAKMLTQTLRSLERDGLVARSVTPSVPVQVEYTLTLLGERIVPLLTSIKEWAGRHIDEINASRERYDGTPERGGEPDHTV
- a CDS encoding NADP-dependent oxidoreductase; the encoded protein is MRAIIVRTPGGPDALELADVPMPVPGPGQVRIRVAAAAVNPVDAATRSGALAGAGLMPPFGSRPAVGIGWDVAGTVEAVGEGVTRVAPGDEAIGLKDRLDVPLGAYADAIVLDADAVAPAPRSVPAAEAATIPLNGLTAWQALDLLDLPPGATLLVTGAAGAVGGYAVELAAHRGLRVVAAASASDEALVRGFGADMFVPRGAHLGDGVRALVPGGVDGALDAALLSVAALDAVRNGGTFAAVNGGPATPIPLRGITVHNVWIRADAARLAALAALADEGRLTPRVAGTLPLAEASKAHERLEAGGLRGRLVLTP
- a CDS encoding MarR family winged helix-turn-helix transcriptional regulator; the protein is MGDRDRTDEHVERWAPIVPDLDPDIEGAVTRMIFFVKHVRRLKEELLAASGLQRHEFDTLHALAGRHGTAAPSRLAADLAMPPNSITGRLDALERRGLVRRSPSATDRRRVVVELTPAGRSAWRDAMDVLGVEETRLLTALDPAERRTLSDLLRRVMLRAERPADPPEGSTG
- a CDS encoding MFS transporter, encoding MTHPLRGRDFRLLFAARVLSLTGDAAVPAALALAVLRATGSTSALALVLGCAMVPRLLLLPLGGVLADRLNARGVALTTDLAGAAAQLFAALELLSGEPRLWHLAAAQVIGGAASAFQTPTVSPLIAGTVEPSGLQKANSLMGVANGATRLAGPALAGTFVLTIGPGWTFLLDSASFAASAALLALTRVGHVPIPRRSLRADLAEGWSEVRSRDWYWTSLIAHGVWNGTSAVLLTLGPALAVERLGGEGVWIATVQVGAAGLVAGALLAARFRPRRPVLVANAGLAALALPLALFAAAAPAPLLIAAYGLALTGLGVLNPTWETVVQMSIPPQALARVTSYDWLLSLAAAPLGYALAPWAASAWGPSAPLWTAAFLVGAACLGTAAVPGVRRLTMPEAAPDAATASPRPQAR
- a CDS encoding slipin family protein — protein: MEAVALIIVLVLVVVGLIALSSSIRVVQQFEHGIVFRFGQVQRNGQLRPGAVRTPGLTVIVPIAERMQKVSRQTITMGVPGQDGITQDNVSVRVDAVVYFRVIDPVKAIVNVHNYGYAISQVAQTSLRSVIGQADMQELLGEREKINMRLRAIIDEITEGPWGILIERVEIKDVSLPEGMKRSMARQAEAERERRARIITADGEFQASKRLAAAAEIMSQDPAALQLRLLQTVVEVSAEKNSTLVMPLPVEILRFFERAAGGPGRSEDGDGGESRLDLGERLARAEAELAKAAERPSTLESAEDVPPVIGLDEPKRGGSEVAAPQDEQRRGIGGAAREAPEEQPPR
- a CDS encoding ArsA-related P-loop ATPase — encoded protein: MSARDTDWDGVRLHVVTGKGGTGKSTVAAALALALAAGGRKVLLVEVEGRQGIAQLFDCPPLPYEERRVAVAPDGGDVHALAIDTEEALIEYLEMFYNLKRAGKAMTKLGIVDFVTTIAPGLRDVILTGKTSESVRRKKKDGSFVYDAVVMDAPPTGRITKFLNVNDEVSGLAKVGPVRNHADTVMKVVRSPETAVHFVTLLEEMPVQETMDGIRDLTAVGLPVGGVIVNMEHQPVLAEDDLAVAAAGSLDTDEIVRGVKAAGLEHDAEAIAAVLAGEAADHARRTALQRREKERLDSVDRPRYTLPLLSDGMDLAGLYDLAAALRDQGAA
- a CDS encoding ArsA family ATPase, coding for MSQTSRTPPVLDVDGLLDDPRTKIIVCCGSGGVGKTTTAAALGVRAAERGRDVVVLTVDPARRLAQSMGLSELDNNPRRIDIDGDGELHAMMLDMKRTFDEIVEAHADPDRAKQILANPFYQSLSSSLSGTQEYMAMEKLGQLHRSGAWDLIIVDTPPSRNALDFLDAPERMGRFLDGRFMKLLAAPAKTGGRLGVKVISAGFGVFTGVINKVLGVQLLRDVQTFVAAFDTMFGGFRERAEKTFKLLQTPGTAFLVVAAPEPDALREASYFVERLAEERMPLAGLVVNRVHESAGDVLSAARSQAAAETLDERGEHALTAALLRLHTDRLQLAAREERLRDHFASTHPTVPVTAVPAQAEDVHDLDGLRQVGEDLAAPAASPSAA
- a CDS encoding WhiB family transcriptional regulator, coding for MWITDWTARAACRNADPDALFVQGAAQNRAKLICRGCPVRTECLADALDNRIEFGVWGGMTERERRALLRRRPDVRSWRELLETAKEEYERSAEVDEEELVAS
- a CDS encoding transglycosylase domain-containing protein, translating into MRVAKNDRAQAASTLFRLLGAGVVAGLIVALIALPAVGSAGLTARDAANNFEDMDSRLKTTPPSEKTVMYDGNGKPVATFFDKYRESVRLDQVAPIMRQAMIDIEDSRFYEHGALDLKGTIRAMASNVESEQTQGGSTLTQQYVKNLLVDSAKSEEEYREVTAPTVGRKLRELRYALDIEQRLTKDQILEGYMNVAYFSAGAYGVQAAAKRYFSIPASKLELGQAALLAGITQNPTAYDPIRNPNDARKRRDVVLYRMAQLGHITKAQADAEAAKPIQLNRTDPVGGCETSKAPYFCEYVKYDMLNILSDGKYWQLKPKQQQNVVNKLNRGGYTIRTTLDMDDQHAVDRALRGTVAPGGNRVGAEAMVEPGTGKIRAIGLSKRYGPGKGRTTINLPADSAHGGGSGVSAGSTFKVFTLAAAIDQGIPVSTTINSPQTTTVTGFQPCRYTGMFDGKKVKNAMVGGGPWTLSNAGDSEKGNFDLKTGTWHSVNTFYAVLEKRVGVCNAVKMAEKFGMKQATGDPLMPIASQVLGVNDIDMVHLAAAYAGFAARGKYCAPVSVTEVVDPEGKKLKLPKQDCHQALDQDVADKVNSILQGVLTKGTAAGRGIGRPAAGKTGTCEEFTCAVFAGFTPNLAAATAYWDFRGPWQYKVYGVYGADIPGGMWQQSMRNALAGKPAPGFQTPTRDFGDTTNVPQVKGLTVAAATAKLKGADLKVQVASGSVDSDQPKGTVVSTSPDAGSSVPPGTTVILYVSAGKKRGAPPSGD